One window of Pseudomonas sp. ML2-2023-3 genomic DNA carries:
- a CDS encoding SDR family oxidoreductase — translation MPKASVLIAGCGDIGSRLATQLLGDDWQVYGLRRSIDRLPAGVIGVAGDLFSEQCPAHWPTGQIDYLVYSAAATDHDEAGYQAAYVDGLKNTLGWLEQNGQRPKRLLFVSSSSVFAQKDGEWVDETSPAQATAYSGRIMLEAEQVAISSGIAASVVRLTGIYGPGREWMLGQVRKGYRVPTDPPMYGNRIHADDAGGLLAFLLEADRQGKALDDCYIGVDNAPVPLAEVVSWLRERLGVTEWAAETSVRRAGSKRCSNARAKALGWEPRYSSFREGYAEILGEKD, via the coding sequence ATGCCAAAAGCTTCTGTATTGATCGCCGGATGCGGTGATATCGGCAGCCGCCTGGCCACTCAGTTGCTCGGTGATGACTGGCAGGTGTATGGCCTGCGACGCTCCATCGACCGTTTGCCTGCGGGTGTCATCGGGGTAGCGGGCGACTTGTTCAGTGAGCAATGCCCGGCGCACTGGCCAACCGGCCAGATCGACTATCTGGTGTACAGCGCGGCTGCGACCGATCATGACGAGGCGGGTTATCAGGCGGCCTATGTCGACGGATTGAAAAACACCTTGGGCTGGCTTGAGCAGAACGGCCAGCGGCCAAAGCGCCTGTTGTTTGTGTCCAGCAGCAGCGTTTTTGCCCAAAAGGATGGGGAGTGGGTGGACGAAACGTCCCCAGCCCAGGCAACAGCCTACTCGGGGCGGATCATGCTCGAGGCTGAGCAGGTGGCGATCAGCAGCGGTATCGCGGCCAGCGTCGTGCGCCTGACCGGGATCTACGGGCCTGGCCGTGAATGGATGCTGGGGCAGGTGCGCAAAGGTTATCGCGTGCCCACCGACCCGCCGATGTATGGCAACCGTATCCATGCCGATGACGCAGGCGGGCTTCTGGCCTTTTTGCTTGAGGCAGACCGCCAGGGTAAAGCCCTGGATGACTGCTACATCGGTGTCGACAACGCGCCGGTGCCATTGGCCGAGGTAGTGAGCTGGCTGCGCGAGCGCCTGGGCGTGACTGAATGGGCTGCCGAGACAAGCGTCCGCCGGGCAGGCAGCAAGCGTTGCAGCAACGCACGCGCCAAGGCGCTGGGCTGGGAGCCGCGCTACTCAAGCTTTCGCGAGGGGTATGCCGAGATTCTGGGGGAGAAGGACTGA
- the exbB gene encoding tonB-system energizer ExbB, producing the protein MTRNHPTASPTQPLSPTRVWRGVAALMFSLMLAPVAAFADEPAAPAVQAATAAAAPAPVATPGATDPTLVEGAVAPADDAPQIVAEEENSLGMAHDLSPWGMYKNADIVVKIVMIGLAIASIITWTIWIAKGFEVLGAKRRLRVEIANLKKARTLKEASDTAAKEGTLAHLLVQDALEEMRLSANSREKEGIKERVSFRLERLVAACGRNMSSGTGVLATIGSTAPFVGLFGTVWGIMNSFIGIAKTQTTNLAVVAPGIAEALLATALGLVAAIPAVVIYNVFARSITGYKAQVADASAEVLLLVSRDLDHLPPERSSQPHMVKVG; encoded by the coding sequence ATGACACGCAATCATCCCACCGCTTCGCCAACCCAGCCTTTGAGCCCAACACGCGTCTGGCGTGGGGTTGCGGCGCTGATGTTCAGCTTGATGTTGGCACCTGTCGCGGCCTTTGCCGACGAGCCTGCTGCCCCTGCCGTTCAGGCTGCTACTGCAGCTGCTGCCCCTGCACCTGTCGCTACCCCGGGTGCGACTGATCCTACACTGGTTGAGGGCGCTGTTGCCCCGGCCGATGACGCGCCGCAAATTGTTGCCGAAGAAGAAAACAGCCTGGGCATGGCCCATGATCTGTCGCCTTGGGGCATGTACAAGAACGCGGACATCGTCGTCAAAATCGTGATGATCGGTCTGGCTATCGCTTCGATCATCACCTGGACCATCTGGATTGCCAAAGGCTTTGAAGTGCTGGGCGCCAAGCGTCGTCTGCGCGTTGAAATCGCCAACCTGAAAAAAGCCCGCACCCTTAAAGAAGCCAGCGACACTGCGGCCAAGGAAGGCACGCTGGCCCACCTGCTGGTCCAGGACGCCCTTGAAGAAATGCGCCTGTCGGCCAATAGCCGCGAAAAAGAAGGCATCAAGGAGCGTGTGAGCTTCCGTCTTGAGCGTCTGGTAGCCGCGTGCGGTCGTAACATGAGCAGCGGCACGGGCGTACTTGCCACCATTGGTTCCACTGCACCGTTCGTAGGTCTGTTCGGTACGGTATGGGGCATCATGAACAGCTTCATCGGTATCGCCAAAACCCAGACCACCAACCTGGCCGTTGTTGCGCCGGGTATTGCCGAAGCCCTGCTGGCCACGGCACTGGGTCTGGTTGCCGCGATCCCTGCCGTAGTGATTTACAACGTTTTCGCCCGCTCCATCACCGGCTACAAAGCCCAGGTGGCTGATGCGTCTGCTGAAGTGTTGCTGTTGGTTAGCCGTGACCTCGATCACCTGCCGCCTGAGCGTAGCTCGCAACCGCACATGGTGAAAGTGGGGTAA
- the exbD gene encoding TonB system transport protein ExbD: MGLHLKEGDDDLAENHEINVTPFIDVMLVLLIIFMVAAPLATVDIKVDLPASTAKPAPRPEKPVFLSVKADQRLYLGEEPVTVEALGPTLDARTHNNKDTTIFFQADKGVDYGDLMSVMDALRAAGYLKVGLVGLETAAKK; this comes from the coding sequence ATGGGCCTGCATTTAAAAGAAGGCGATGACGATCTCGCCGAGAACCATGAAATTAACGTCACCCCTTTTATCGACGTGATGCTGGTACTGCTGATCATCTTCATGGTGGCAGCACCGCTGGCCACTGTGGATATCAAGGTTGACCTGCCCGCTTCGACGGCCAAACCGGCGCCTCGCCCCGAGAAACCCGTGTTCCTCAGCGTCAAGGCTGACCAGCGGCTGTATCTGGGCGAAGAACCGGTCACGGTTGAAGCGTTGGGCCCGACCCTGGATGCCAGGACCCACAACAACAAAGACACGACGATCTTCTTCCAGGCCGACAAGGGCGTGGACTACGGTGACTTGATGAGCGTGATGGATGCTTTGCGCGCAGCCGGTTACTTGAAGGTGGGTCTGGTCGGACTTGAGACGGCAGCCAAGAAATGA
- a CDS encoding energy transducer TonB, which translates to MTIARQKMTRYATSLAVVLGVHAVAVILALQWSSPRAIELPPQAMMVDLAPLPAPPPPAPPKVVTPPQPPAPVEELPIPKLAEAPKPKISVPKPVKPKQKPQPPKPVEKPDPVKEKPSEEKPSDATPTKNTSEKSAAPAPGPSAQQLAAKASWEGTLLSHLGKYKKYPPAAQSRGKEGLNRLRFVVDAEGKVLSYELVGRSGNADLDRATLEMIRRAQPLPKPPPEMLTNGSIEIVAPFVYSIDKRRR; encoded by the coding sequence ATGACCATAGCGCGCCAAAAGATGACGCGTTACGCAACCAGCCTGGCCGTGGTATTGGGTGTCCATGCAGTGGCAGTGATTCTTGCCCTGCAATGGTCCAGCCCGCGCGCGATCGAACTTCCGCCGCAAGCGATGATGGTTGATCTGGCACCACTGCCGGCACCGCCTCCTCCTGCGCCGCCAAAAGTGGTGACACCGCCACAACCGCCGGCGCCAGTGGAAGAGTTGCCGATACCCAAGCTGGCCGAAGCGCCCAAGCCGAAGATTTCTGTACCCAAGCCGGTCAAGCCCAAGCAAAAGCCTCAGCCGCCCAAGCCTGTGGAAAAACCGGACCCGGTCAAAGAGAAACCTTCAGAAGAGAAACCCAGCGACGCGACGCCGACCAAGAACACCAGCGAGAAATCCGCTGCACCGGCCCCGGGGCCGTCTGCGCAACAACTGGCGGCCAAAGCCAGTTGGGAAGGCACCTTGCTCAGTCACTTGGGCAAGTACAAGAAGTACCCGCCTGCTGCGCAATCCCGTGGCAAGGAAGGCCTGAACCGTCTGCGCTTCGTGGTGGATGCTGAAGGCAAGGTACTGTCCTACGAGTTGGTAGGGCGTTCCGGCAATGCTGATCTGGACAGGGCGACCCTGGAAATGATTCGCCGGGCACAGCCATTGCCCAAGCCGCCGCCCGAGATGCTGACCAATGGCAGCATCGAGATCGTGGCACCCTTCGTTTATTCCATCGATAAACGTCGGCGATAA